A genomic window from Labrus bergylta chromosome 7, fLabBer1.1, whole genome shotgun sequence includes:
- the LOC109998713 gene encoding G-protein coupled receptor 35-like: MMGNSSTAQSCTNMCSVNSNMSAGSNFSFLSLFFDLSGAGFSDMMNHCHVQSGSLGWFGVKIFILLTAFPANAALMMMMLMYRRKSMTPSEVLGFNVSIMDILYCLSLPLDLYSILHHTSDSVHYAKDTLFALNVFGCPLLLTFICLERYVAVAQPISYIRLGRMAYRVVLCTCAWILTLTVALLGYFVGLFSMLLCLSVIISLLFLIMLLCLLKIVVVLCQSGPGEGSGSSVPLKRRALKNIVAVTVPAVVAYSPLVALVPYMAVITSTHQTTISPNQCTVLKVLLLFPNFGLFIGPLFYLSRLQQVSCCSKDKQSQNNKIQTE, translated from the coding sequence ATGATGGGAAACAGCAGCACAGCTCAATCTTGCACCAATATGTGCAGCGTCAACAGCAATATGTCTGCAGGATCGAACTTCAGCTTCTTGTCCCTGTTCTTTGATTTATCCGGGGCTGGTTTCTCAGACATGATGAACCACTGTCACGTTCAGAGTGGCTCCCTCGGCTGGTTCGGAGTCAAGATCTTCATCCTGCTGACGGCGTTTCCGGCTAATGCggcattgatgatgatgatgctgatgtaCAGGAGGAAATCCATGACGCCATCGGAGGTGTTGGGGTTCAACGTGTCGATCATGGACATCCTGTACTGCCTCAGTCTGCCTCTGGACCTGTACTCCATCCTGCACCACACATCTGACTCCGTCCACTATGCCAAAGACACTCTGTTTGCCCTCAATGTGTTCGGCTGCCCACTGCTGCTCACCTTCATATGTTTGGAGCGCTACGTGGCGGTGGCTCAGCCCATCTCTTACATTAGACTGGGCAGGATGGCGTACCGAGTGGTCCTGTGCACCTGTGCCTGGATCCTCACCCTGACCGTGGCCCTGCTGGGGTACTTTGTGGGTCTGTTCTCCATGCTTCTGTGTTTGTCAGTCATCATCTCGCTGCTCTTCCTGATCATGCTGCTGTGTCTGCTCAAGATTGTGGTGGTGTTGTGTCAGAGCGGGCCGGGTGAAGGTTCTGGATCAAGCGTGCCGCTAAAGAGGAGGGCTCTGAAGAACATCGTGGCGGTGACGGTGCCAGCGGTCGTAGCGTACTCTCCTCTGGTGGCTCTGGTTCCTTACATGGCGGTGATCACGTCTACTCACCAGACCACCATCAGTCCCAATCAGTGTACCGTCCTGAAGGTCCTGCTGCTCTTCCCAAACTTCGGCCTGTTCATCGGCCCCTTGTTCTACCTGTCCCGCCTCCAACAGGTGAGCTGCTGCAGCAAAGACAAGCAgagtcaaaacaacaaaattcaGACGGAGTAG